One part of the Eriocheir sinensis breed Jianghai 21 chromosome 6, ASM2467909v1, whole genome shotgun sequence genome encodes these proteins:
- the LOC126987228 gene encoding uncharacterized protein LOC126987228 isoform X1: MLQYPLSPYGYHISKHLLPLQKWVVVVACMLLGVALCAPAGVSEATDAAQDIKVSDNLDDLDVNDVTAVIEEIFPIIRKSISLFSGAAGSSRTLFPVGTTSVEGGGVDSPFVPNYVIPGYTIPGNRFTPDINIPSIRIQK, from the exons ATGCTCCAGTATCCATTATCCCCCTATGGGtaccacatttcaaagcatcttcttccccttcaaaaATGG GTGGTGGTCGTGGCCTGCATGCTGCTGGGCGTGGCGTTGTGCGCACCGGCAGGGGTGTCAGAGGCGACTGATGCAGCGCAAGACATCAAGGTATCTGATAACCTCGACGACCTGGACGTGAACGATGTTACCGCTGTGATAGAGGAGATTTTCCCCATCATCCGGAAgagcatctctctcttctccgggGCCGCGGGCTCCAGCAGGACTCTCTTCCCGGTTGGCACCACATCAGTCGAGGGCGGCGGCGTCGACAGCCCCTTTGTGCCTAACTACGTCATCCCAGGCTACACCATCCCCGGGAACCGCTTCACCCCAGACATCAATATTCCAAGCATCAGAATTCAGAAGTGA
- the LOC126987228 gene encoding uncharacterized protein LOC126987228 isoform X2 — protein sequence MKQSVVVVACMLLGVALCAPAGVSEATDAAQDIKVSDNLDDLDVNDVTAVIEEIFPIIRKSISLFSGAAGSSRTLFPVGTTSVEGGGVDSPFVPNYVIPGYTIPGNRFTPDINIPSIRIQK from the exons ATGAAGCAATCG GTGGTGGTCGTGGCCTGCATGCTGCTGGGCGTGGCGTTGTGCGCACCGGCAGGGGTGTCAGAGGCGACTGATGCAGCGCAAGACATCAAGGTATCTGATAACCTCGACGACCTGGACGTGAACGATGTTACCGCTGTGATAGAGGAGATTTTCCCCATCATCCGGAAgagcatctctctcttctccgggGCCGCGGGCTCCAGCAGGACTCTCTTCCCGGTTGGCACCACATCAGTCGAGGGCGGCGGCGTCGACAGCCCCTTTGTGCCTAACTACGTCATCCCAGGCTACACCATCCCCGGGAACCGCTTCACCCCAGACATCAATATTCCAAGCATCAGAATTCAGAAGTGA